From the Rhodoferax sp. WC2427 genome, one window contains:
- a CDS encoding response regulator — MLPEPEAILDRSNSDVVLIVDDVPDNLAVLHDALDESGYTVLVATRGETALQRAAQALPDIVLLDAMMPGMDGFEVARRLKAHPATAHIPIIFMTGLTETEHLVAALDAGGVDYVTKPINPKEVMARMNVHLQSARRARQQVHQAGQARNALDAFGYASITVRASDGKLMWQTPLARDLLRDYFGTSAPQTPPLVVDWLQQHLPAARQQIEPPRLSVEQGARRLSFRLHQQTGDGEGEGDWLIVMREVSDAAVIEAMSLSFKLTTREAEVLYWVVKGKTNRDIGEILGSSPATVKKHLERVYVKMGVETRTAAAGAAMTKIRQLHPQFEG, encoded by the coding sequence ATGCTCCCTGAACCCGAAGCCATCCTCGACCGCAGCAACTCTGACGTGGTGCTCATCGTCGACGACGTACCCGACAACCTGGCCGTGCTGCACGACGCGCTGGACGAATCCGGGTACACCGTACTGGTAGCCACCCGCGGCGAAACCGCCTTGCAGCGCGCCGCCCAGGCCCTGCCCGACATCGTGCTGCTCGACGCGATGATGCCCGGCATGGACGGCTTCGAGGTGGCCCGCCGCCTCAAGGCCCACCCGGCCACCGCCCACATTCCCATCATCTTCATGACCGGCCTGACCGAGACCGAGCACCTGGTGGCCGCGCTGGACGCGGGCGGGGTCGACTACGTGACCAAGCCCATCAACCCCAAAGAGGTGATGGCCCGCATGAACGTGCACCTGCAAAGCGCCCGCCGCGCCCGCCAGCAGGTCCACCAGGCCGGCCAGGCCCGCAACGCGCTGGACGCGTTCGGCTACGCCAGCATCACCGTGCGCGCCAGCGACGGCAAGCTGATGTGGCAAACCCCGCTGGCCCGCGACCTGCTGCGCGACTACTTCGGCACCAGTGCGCCCCAGACCCCACCACTCGTGGTCGACTGGCTGCAGCAGCACCTGCCTGCCGCCCGGCAGCAGATCGAACCGCCGCGCCTCAGCGTGGAGCAGGGCGCACGCCGCCTGAGCTTTCGCCTGCACCAGCAAACCGGCGACGGAGAGGGGGAGGGGGATTGGCTGATCGTCATGCGCGAGGTGTCCGACGCGGCGGTGATCGAGGCCATGAGCCTGAGCTTCAAGCTCACCACCCGCGAGGCCGAGGTGCTGTACTGGGTGGTCAAGGGCAAGACCAACCGCGACATCGGCGAGATCCTGGGCAGCAGCCCCGCCACCGTGAAAAAGCACCTGGAGCGCGTCTACGTGAAGATGGGCGTAGAGACCCGCACCGCCGCCGCCGGGGCGGCCATGACCAAGATCCGGCAGCTGCACCCGCAGTTTGAAGGCTGA
- a CDS encoding methyl-accepting chemotaxis protein — MNNLKISTRMVLGFAVMGILIALVGGISTLSLNRLGKEFTLVVKDRYAKVAVLNDIADANSANVRALRDLILQDDAAKLAALYSELETNSKTINGYFETLKASVASPEGQAALDKTLEARTAYSASRNKVQDLVKAGDKAAATAALYNDLAPVQRRYQAALAEFTELQEKLMDTASASVESTLGTAEATVLGLVSFALLFAAVVGTWITRITTRPLAKAVEVARAVAAGDLTQTIDSRGTNETAQLFQALSDMQTQLAGIVQNVRQNADGVVTASAEIAQGNNDLSGRTEQQASALEETAASMEELSSTVKHNADNARQAKQLATSASTVAARGGQVVHQVVDTMKGINDSSKKIADIISVIDGIAFQTNILALNAAVEAARAGEQGRGFAVVASEVRNLAQRSAGAAKEIKGLIDASVTQVDQGTALVATAGSTMAEVVESIQRVSDIIAEVSAASTEQSAGVAQVGEAIIQMDQVTQQNAALVEESAAAANSLSHQAAELLQSVSVFKLNATNASTAQNPAKRAVKPPQIERRAPDRAKNVARPAFGKKPALAAPKAKEAQTTAVQARTGSDDWTSF, encoded by the coding sequence ATGAACAACCTCAAAATATCCACCCGCATGGTCCTGGGCTTTGCCGTGATGGGCATTCTGATCGCGCTGGTGGGCGGCATCTCCACACTGAGCCTGAACAGGCTGGGCAAAGAATTCACGCTGGTGGTGAAAGACCGCTACGCCAAAGTGGCGGTACTGAACGACATTGCCGACGCCAATTCGGCCAATGTGCGGGCGCTGCGCGACCTGATTCTGCAAGACGACGCAGCGAAACTGGCAGCGCTGTACAGCGAACTGGAAACCAACTCCAAAACCATCAACGGCTATTTTGAAACTTTGAAGGCCAGCGTGGCATCGCCGGAAGGACAGGCCGCTCTGGACAAGACCCTGGAGGCCCGCACGGCCTACTCGGCCAGCCGCAACAAGGTACAGGACCTGGTCAAGGCGGGCGACAAAGCCGCCGCCACTGCGGCCCTCTACAACGATTTGGCCCCGGTACAAAGACGCTACCAAGCCGCCTTGGCTGAATTCACCGAATTACAGGAAAAGCTGATGGACACGGCCAGCGCGTCGGTGGAAAGCACCCTCGGCACCGCCGAAGCCACCGTCTTGGGGCTGGTGTCTTTTGCGCTGCTGTTTGCCGCCGTCGTCGGCACCTGGATCACCCGCATCACCACCCGGCCTCTCGCCAAGGCGGTGGAAGTGGCCCGCGCCGTGGCTGCTGGCGACCTGACCCAGACGATCGACAGCCGTGGCACCAATGAAACTGCGCAACTCTTCCAGGCACTGTCGGACATGCAAACCCAGTTGGCCGGTATCGTGCAGAACGTGCGCCAGAATGCCGACGGCGTGGTCACCGCCAGCGCAGAAATCGCCCAGGGCAACAACGACCTGAGCGGCCGCACCGAGCAGCAAGCCAGCGCCCTGGAAGAAACCGCCGCCTCCATGGAAGAGCTGTCCAGCACCGTCAAGCACAACGCCGACAACGCCCGCCAGGCCAAGCAACTCGCCACCAGTGCCTCGACCGTGGCGGCGCGCGGCGGCCAGGTGGTCCACCAGGTGGTGGACACCATGAAGGGCATCAACGACAGCTCCAAGAAGATTGCCGACATCATCAGCGTGATCGACGGCATCGCCTTCCAGACCAACATCCTGGCGCTGAACGCCGCCGTGGAGGCCGCCCGTGCCGGCGAGCAAGGCCGGGGCTTTGCCGTGGTGGCCAGCGAGGTGCGCAACCTGGCCCAGCGCAGTGCGGGCGCCGCCAAGGAAATCAAGGGCCTGATCGACGCCAGCGTCACCCAGGTGGACCAGGGCACGGCCTTGGTGGCCACGGCGGGCAGCACCATGGCCGAAGTGGTGGAATCGATCCAGCGGGTGTCGGACATCATTGCCGAAGTCAGCGCCGCCAGCACCGAGCAGAGCGCAGGCGTGGCCCAGGTGGGCGAAGCCATCATCCAGATGGACCAGGTCACGCAGCAAAACGCGGCCCTGGTGGAAGAAAGTGCGGCCGCCGCCAACAGCCTGAGCCACCAGGCCGCAGAGTTGCTGCAATCGGTTTCCGTGTTCAAGCTGAACGCGACTAACGCCAGCACCGCCCAAAACCCGGCCAAACGCGCGGTCAAGCCGCCGCAAATCGAGCGCCGCGCCCCCGACCGTGCCAAGAACGTGGCGCGTCCCGCGTTTGGCAAGAAGCCTGCGCTGGCGGCCCCCAAGGCCAAGGAAGCGCAGACCACGGCAGTGCAGGCCCGCACGGGCAGCGACGACTGGACCAGCTTCTGA
- a CDS encoding chemotaxis protein CheW gives MHLPATPSARSASVPSLPNEYLSFRLGSVEYGIDILKVQEIRGYEQPTRIANAPGYLKGVLHLRGVIVPVMDLRIKLAQEQATFDSFTVTVILNLEQGPVGVVVDSVSDVIGLAPEQIRPTPHFDGDINADHILGLGTLGDPGEERMLILLDIEKMLAHTPATVPEAEEALA, from the coding sequence ATGCACCTACCCGCCACCCCCTCCGCCCGCTCTGCCAGCGTCCCGAGCCTGCCCAACGAATATTTGTCGTTCCGGCTGGGCAGCGTGGAGTACGGCATCGATATTTTGAAAGTGCAAGAGATTCGCGGCTATGAGCAGCCCACGCGGATTGCCAATGCGCCCGGCTATCTCAAGGGGGTGTTGCACTTGCGCGGCGTCATCGTGCCGGTGATGGACTTGCGGATAAAGCTGGCGCAGGAGCAAGCTACTTTTGACAGCTTCACCGTGACCGTGATCCTGAACCTGGAACAGGGCCCGGTCGGCGTGGTGGTGGACTCGGTCAGCGACGTGATCGGGCTGGCGCCCGAGCAGATACGCCCCACGCCCCATTTTGACGGCGACATCAACGCCGACCATATCCTTGGCCTGGGAACTCTGGGCGACCCCGGCGAGGAGCGTATGCTGATCCTGCTGGACATCGAAAAAATGCTGGCACACACCCCGGCCACCGTGCCGGAGGCCGAAGAAGCCCTGGCCTGA
- a CDS encoding flavin reductase family protein, translating into MNVDFATLTEYQRYKMMASLIVPRPIALVTTLSEGGVVNAAPFSMFAMMGEEPPIVMISLNRLKDGQLKDTAANIKRSKEFVVHMCDEDLAEQMHRCGERLPPDQSELEAVGLSTAPSRAIAPPRIAEAPVAFECTLWELIETDSRQIFIGKVLWMHARDELIDTETWRVRLQNYHPVGRFGASFYVKTRERYALEAQALERSTPIDEM; encoded by the coding sequence ATGAATGTCGACTTCGCCACCCTCACCGAGTACCAGCGCTACAAAATGATGGCCAGCCTGATCGTGCCGCGGCCGATTGCGCTGGTCACCACGCTGAGCGAGGGCGGGGTGGTCAATGCCGCGCCGTTCAGCATGTTTGCCATGATGGGCGAGGAGCCGCCCATCGTGATGATCAGCCTGAACCGGCTCAAGGACGGCCAACTCAAGGACACGGCGGCCAACATCAAGCGCAGCAAGGAGTTTGTGGTGCACATGTGCGACGAAGACCTGGCCGAGCAGATGCACCGCTGCGGTGAGCGCCTGCCGCCCGACCAGAGCGAGCTGGAGGCCGTGGGCCTGAGCACCGCGCCGTCGCGCGCCATCGCCCCGCCGCGCATTGCCGAGGCCCCGGTGGCGTTTGAATGCACGCTGTGGGAGCTGATAGAAACCGACAGCCGCCAGATCTTCATCGGCAAGGTGCTGTGGATGCATGCCCGCGACGAACTCATCGACACCGAAACCTGGCGCGTGCGCCTGCAAAACTACCACCCGGTGGGCCGCTTCGGTGCCAGCTTTTACGTCAAGACCCGCGAGCGCTATGCGCTGGAAGCCCAGGCCCTGGAGCGCTCCACGCCGATTGACGAGATGTAG